Genomic segment of Hydractinia symbiolongicarpus strain clone_291-10 chromosome 5, HSymV2.1, whole genome shotgun sequence:
ttatttattttttctccgTCGTGGTGTTTCAGCGTCAAAGCTATATAACCCTGAGCCAAACTCGCAGGACGCCGAAACCTATATTAAAGACCAGGCCGAGAGGATATGGCCGTGCTGCAACTCTTAATAAAGAACGggttttgtgtttttgtccCATTGTATTTTTTATCATATCTATGACAGTTGTAACTAGCTGAAAACGACACATATTTTAGCTTATTTCCCACTTTAGGTGCTTACAAACAAAAACGTACTTCTATACATTTCATGTTTTTCTGCGTGGACCGATATGGGCgggtgaatgttaccatagccccggtttGCGCTGTAATAGGCCATATTACATCATTTGGAGACCTGTGCTCACAGTGACCGGCTGAGAATGTGCGGCTAAGGAAAACGGCGCGGGACATCGTAATCCCTCGAGACTGAAAGGACAAGATTTATACGGCTGTGACAGGCCAAATTACATAATAAATTCCGCTAAATGTTGTGATAAACTTCATGCTCCTTAAAAAAATTGCTATTAGCATTTAATTGGGAAATATATAGAGCTAACATTTATGAATGTATTCCATTCGCAGATATTAGTTCTACGTTTCTTTATAAAAACTTCCAAtgacaaaaataagttcaacaAATCGCCAAAACATCTTTAAATGTATTCCGCAAAAAATTACATCTGGGTACTTGAGAGTAACAAATTACCACCCActttatttctttatatttGAGGCACCCTTAACTAATTTTATAACACCCGCATCTTTTCACCCCTTCCATCCATTAATCTATTGAGATAAGCGAAGTAGTTTTAACTCATGTTTTCAATCACCCCAAAAAATTGCTACAATTTGTTTGGGGCGAATTAGTGATATATAATAGTATAAATTGTTTTAATaaacttatttacttaaataatgactaaacaattttttgtctataaTCAAGTTAAAATAATGTATGAAGAAACGATGTTGCATTGTAGTGACCTTACTTAGAAAAGTTTTTCTTTCaaattatatatacaataaaaatacaTCAAAACTATTTCACATAACCGTTATCGTATATCTACATTCTCATTggaataaatataaaatcaaaaaatagttaaatagTTCTCCAATTTGGgaacttaaaaatgttttggaaaCTTCATCTTATAGCGATTTTCATATGTCTGgacattttttcttaaaattcggTAAATAATCCATCACggaaatgatttttcttttagGTGATAAGGTTCGTTTGTCTGTACTTTGTCGATCTGAAACATGGCCTGATTGTGACTTAGATTTTACAACTACCGAACTACGGGGATAGTTTTTCGAAGGACGTGGTTTGCTTTTCTCCAAAGTTATTGGAATAGAAGAATGAGCGTCTAACTTCACTGCCAGCGTGCGGGAAGTGTGGGTTTTCTTGTTGCTGACAATTGATGATGAGACAGGACTTGTACACACTCCAAGTAAAGAACCGACATCCTTTGCAATAGTTGGATTTTTAACTGTAGTATCTTTACCCTCAGTGAGATTGCTATTCACTGACAAAATGGGTGAACAAACAGATATTTTATCGGAAGTTTTTGATCCTACTATACCACTACTTGTGCTTTTTGCAGCAAATTTGGTTGTTTTCACTTGCGCTAGTTGTAATTTCTTAGGTACGTTTGATATACATCCTGCACTCTCCTTCTTAGATGTATTACCTGCAGCCTTGACACCACTTATGGTGCGTTTTAAATTCCGTTCAACTGATATGGCAGAAACTTTTGATAGAATTGGAGTTAGTTCTGAAATTTGTTGTGTAAGTGTTTTGCTACTCAATTTGGTTGCAGCTGAATTCTCTGAAAGAAGTTCTTTAGCGGCGTCTTCTCTATATACCTGAAAACTTTTGCGTGGATTTGCTTGAGCAAGTGCGTCTAACACGCTATTGACGTCATCACCCTGTGCCACTTTCACGACTGCAACATTCTTTTTACTTGCAGCAATTTTCATTTGCGTCGCAGAAAATGTAGATTTCTTCACCTTTGTAACACATACAGGAGACACGTGCGAAGAAGAACATTTTATATCATTTGAAAAATcatgtttcacagttaaaactTCAAATGGATTTTTCTTACTAACTGCATTCGACAACAGGTCGTTTTTTAAAGACTGAAGTTCATGACGTAACGTTTTATACAGTTTTTTATCCTTGAACAGAATTGCTAATTTATCAAAATGCAGCAAAAATTCGTTGCATTGCTGAAGAAAGTTTTTGTCAATGAATGGAGGACGGATGAACAGATTATCCTCATTAAAATCTTTTTGAATCTCGACCGACGGACTCGAAATTGTGGTTTGACAACTAGCATCAGAAGAAGAACTTTTATTGTCAATTTCTGTATCTACACAAGAATAATCGAAATGAAGTACATTTGCAAAACGATATAATGGAGCCAACATATCATATTTCCAATCAGGTACTTCACAGAAAACTGCAAACATATGAACGCACGGCAGTTTATACATTTGCCAGTACGAACATGTGCAAAACGGATAGTTCCATAAATCACCAAATGAAACAGTAAACTCTCCAGATTGTAAAACATCTTTGCTCAACTCTTCAATCTTGCCATCTATAGTAGCATCCGCTTTTGGAGACGTGCCAGACCCTTTGCCAGGTTGATCAGCGGTTGTTTCCAATTTCTTAACATCAGCAATGTCAAAAAATTCAGGTTCATACTTTACAGTAAAGAGACCTAACTGATTAtctgaaatttcaaatttattttgttgagcAATTACACCGACATCGTAGACATGAGGTAATATTGCCATGGGAACGCCTTGGTAACAACTTGATATCGGGTTATCTCTATAAAACTCTTTACTTGTCAAATAAAGCTCTTTATTTCGGTTGACGTACCTAAAAAGTGTATAAACTCAAGTGTATAAACTCAAGTGATACAACAATATCTGGACAATATTGACACCGAGTCATGTGCCAAAAATTTAACGAAACTACATTCATCTGGATACACGAGGACCAGCAAACATAGATAGATTTTCGTACATACATCGTCATCTGGTGAACTTAAACAAAAAGCTTGTAGGATCTaagattttattatttcttacgtagcatttttattttcaataccTAATTTGCAATACAAAACTCACAACTTATTATAAGTTTTCGATATGCCTTCATAACAAGAAAACTTTTCTAGGTACAGATATACAATACTTTTTActcattaaatttgtttttattactaaCTCAAACAGATAATCTAAACTTATAGCAGTTGAAGTAACTCTTATAAATATAGTAGAAACTAGAAACACTTACTCCTTATAATCATCTTCAGAAATCTTTGTACATACGCTTTTAATAACAGTTTCCAACCAATACTTTGTATGTGTCACCTCTACTAATGCTTGTTCGTACTTTTTTACGCACTCGTTTGGACTCACCTTCCAATGGTTtgtaattaacaagtcttctgGACGGTAACCAAATACCCATTTCTAAAAATAGATACACGTGAACCCTAGCCTGCAATGAAAACTGTTTTGATATAAAAACATTAGATTCCCATTACCTTAGCCATATGCAACCACGTTGTTTGAAACCATGTCCTCAACTTGGACGAATTATTCCATGCACTACTACCCTCAAAAAGTGCTGCTGCGATTGTCAGAGAATCTTCTGTGGTAGAGTACGCCATATTTCTCAAGAAGGCCATCACTTCTTCGGCTTGATCAGCTAGTTCGTTTGAAGGTGTGTTTAAAAAGTCCATCCATTTGTCTTCGCAAGATTGAGGATTCAAAAAGTACGATGCTTctaaaatgaatatttttattaaattttaaatcgaaatatttttaaactgtgtaattacatttttctcggaaaggaaaattaaaatcaaacctGGAAATAAATCATCAATAGCATTGTATATCTCTTCGACGCTATccacaacaaaatattttgggCTCCAGTATGTGTTCCATTCTTTCAACAAAGTCATACCGTCCTTTACGCCATCTTGATTGTCTCTACTCACAATCATCGAACACACAGTTTGATAGTCAACATTGGTTTGAACAAGTATATTGTACATGTGAAAAGGTGCTGCACGACTTTTATTTTCCACACGAACAACAAATACTATCCCACCGTATCTCTTCAACAGACgctgttgtttttgtgtttgacagcagaataaaaatgtttgttttttactttcggGTTTCTtgggttttttctttctcttagtTTTTTTTCCATCAGAATCAGGTTCAAAGAACTCGTCCTCTGATGACTCTGCGTCAACTTCTTGACTATCTTGGTATTTGACATCAAAACATGCATTTAAGAACTCATCTTCGACTTTGGCTTGTTCAATAAAATCAGAAATTCTCTTTTTCTGTTCTTCTGAGCAATGGCACAATCTTCGCATTCGTGCGATAATGTTCGTTATGTCTTTACCCGTAGGATTATATTTTCTTCTAGTTTCGTCGGGAGGCTTCTGCTTATAAAATAGTTTATTTAGGACAAAATCTAGACAGCCTGCTTTAATCTTATCGTTAGAATAGTTCTGCATAAAAAGTTCTTCTATGTGTGTAACAATATCAGGATGGATGGACTCCTTGAAGAATTTTCCACCCTGCAAAGAAGAAAGAAGCTAAATAATTTGGATTGTACGCATGTATGGTGTTTCCTGTCCTTAAATATAAATCATGACAATAAATGGCATGTTTCCACTCTTATCGAGCTTTATATTCTCCGTATATTTTTAATCAAagctctttttaaaaaaaatttccaaacaAAGAGCGTACTTTTCAcggcaaaaaatatataatttattccAACTCAGTTTAGTTAGTAAGTCAAGTGTAGTGACTCAGTTTTAAACTTATAATAAAAGGTGCGGAACTTATCAGTGCGAATCTGGGGGAAACCGcactaactagtcgttagccaatggaaaatccacgggttcgcccgtcctttttataccgccttgcgtgcttctcgctattgcgcagctaagctaccattttgcgtgacagacagacagacgtatacgggtattataatatagactagccgggaaaccgggcgtcgaaacgccggggtaagccacaagtcaaggtgtgaccatgCGTTGAACGCCCTGAGGAGTGCTTAATAAGagtcgtaaactgtgccacacggtcaggtgggtgctttagtacaggtatgcagtatgccgtaaatcaagtaaagcgcatacaccattatagtgttgcaactgtcacatatttttcaaaaagtaactttcccgcaacaaaagctgaaataaaaaacagagtttacaaaccgttgttactccgtcatagcaaaaacaattagtcaatattattttattttgcggaataagtttcagtaaacgttaaaaaattaatcgtgacatcgggctaagcgtttagtacagttaaacagagttgaagagGCGTGTAGGgacaatacccttttgaaaaaacgtTCTCgcctgtttaaataaaaacacaagaaacagtccattaCCAACACGGggttgagcggttagtccaggtaaacagtgttgcacaccCGTACAGACGTGAttcccgagaaagtttaaaaagtaattgtcacagtgggctgaccccttagtacaggtaaaccacatCGCACATGctctaggcgtaacagccttttccaaaaaaacagttcattgttaacactgagcttagcacttagtacaggtaaaatgTGTCGCACATGCCTATAAGCTtaatagccttttccaaaatacttcagtgtaaataaaaacacaggaaacagaccGTCGTTTAACAACACGGGATAGGCACATAGCACAGGTACTCTGtgtctcattaataaacttttgacttttgctaaattttatattacagtaaactggtagctaactacttaattgcatttagtatgaaaagattacttaaaaattctgttgcagCCAACTTTATTTGGTTACTTTGACATTTTAGctagaggtagctagctaaccCCAGTTCACAGCcaagtaaaaatcagattggcaaagttaacacaaaaataagaaatgttagctaacatctacgttggtagccagaatcttaaaattggttttgtttaagattACTATATGGCTAGAGAACGTAACAGTAAGAGgcaaataaaactaatacaaaTCTTTAGATGGCTGATTAGGTAGCTTAGCTAGTAGCTAACTATAAAGTATAGGTGaataaacatgtaaacaaataaaaaaatacccgaaagtaaaagaaactgcaatcttgttagaatacaaatagaagtatcagaaagaaaaattaaagcaaacagttaagaaacttttttttctccagcaatgagttggttcaatctGCTTACCGAATTTCGCGGACCAATAACGTAAAAATCGTTGCTAAGAAATGTAAAGAGCTTTAGTTTCTGATTCGacatttatataaaactctGCTCCTGATTGGACCAGCGGGAACCCGTCCCTGTGCAAGCAGGGGCCCGACGGGTTTCTCGTCTCTGCGTATTTTGTATTTCctgcgtggttaacacaagtcgcttttgacgcacgaacagacagacggaatacggctattattatagagataatatAGATTAACTTCGCACAGGCGCTCCAAAAAATGACATTAATAAATTTTGTACTACGCAAGTTTTGTAATGTCAACGTAAATCGGGTTAGCTACTGACGCATAAATACTGCTTATAGTATTTCATGAAAATCCAACAGCAATACATTTAGCCCTATCTAGCATTGATGCCGATTCACATTTATTGGTTCCACCCTAATCTAAAAAGTTAGTTCCACACTTTTTTTGTTCGCACACTTTTTTCAACCGCAGATATTTCTAACTGGAGACCAAAGAAATTATAAACCATTCTTGTTTTCTCatcaaatatttcaaaattccTACAATCAGCTGAAATCCTTAGTTACAACTAAAAAGCATTAAACCGAATACGTACCTGCAACTTCTCGTGAAATTTATGTTCGCATGCGTCAGGAAGTTTTCCTATGTAAAATGACTCGATGCAAACACTTTCCTTGTGAGTTAAAAGTGCTTTTTTTAATCTGTCTGAGGACTCACGCAGTCTTCGATTAGTATTCTTAGAAACCTAAAAATATATTGCGACACAATTTAACTCTGTTACCTTGAAAAAAGTATTTTCGAAAAATACATTTCGCCTATAATATTAAGTCCTAATATTTTGGGAGAATTATAAAAGTGACAAACCAAATCCTAGGTAAATCGAAAGAATAAAACCGCTTTGCAAATAAtaagttttgcaaaaaattttgcgaattttgaGAATTCTGTAAATAATAAGTTTCCCCAATAATTTCTACAGGAcctaatttttacgaaattgacaaaaattcgcgaaaattaattaaaacttACTGTATGAGAAAGTGAAATGATTAAGACAGTACTATATTATAACTTGCACATCTACATATCACACAAGCATAAACAATGGTATAACGAATAGTGCATACTTTATATTCTGGGAACCTGGCAATTTGCTTCACAGCAATTTTAGCTGGACAGCCACACTTTTTACTAGGAGTTGGTTTTCGCATTTTGATAACTACATCTTTCccattttctatttctttttcctgtagaaaataaaaataaaataaaaaacaaacatgtaGGAGGGTGTGCTGGTAAGATGTTGTAAACACGTGACTGCACGTTAAATGTTTCTGAAGGCAACAGTGCATTTAAGATCAACAACAAACAACCTAACCAATTTTGATCTTCTCTTTTCCCTTCTTCTTGACTTGGCTGTCGCGCACATATCGGAACCATATTGACAATTAAGATAGAAGTTCCCAACATTTATACGTGGAACCCCATCAAACGGGATATCGAAACCATTTCGACAAAAGTGTGGCTTTTGCGTATCTTGCCAAGAAATTCTTTTTGTAGAAAAATCTATCACCGACCCTGAaggataaaaattaaatttcactttttttataaacaatgtcaACTTTGCTGCTAAAACTGTTAACATTTTCCTACACCCCTGTTGATATTGATCAAAAACTTTAAACTGAATATGTCTTTAACTGTTCATTGAAAAAGCATATGATAATATAATTTTGATCAGCTTTTAAaggtctacacaatagaggcaaaaGGTAaatcaatttctaaaaaatgtttgttgtgTGTATCAATGGGTCATTGATGTAATGTGCAATGCGTATgtgttatttctatttttcattttatgaCATTGACACTGCTGATACAAtacttaacaacaacaacaacaacaaatattttGCCAACAAACTTCCATATTTTTACAGAAATATCATGAAAAAATTGCAATATATAGCTGATAGCTTCTATAAGGAAaaaagcaaaattgcaaaattagGCAACGAAACTTTTCAAAAAGCTGCAGTAtatatttaaacaaaatggtgatttaaaattaaaaaaggctgaaaaatttaggaaaatgtagaaatttaaatttatttatagatgaacgcgcaacaacaacaaattaacTCTcacatcacaaaatattttctatGAGAATATGTAAACTTTAATGAATATGCCAAAGGGCAAATTAAgagaactagtcgttagcctgtggaaaatccccgtcctttttataccgccttgcgtgcttctcgctattgcgcagctaagctaccattttgcgtgacagacagatagaTGTATACAGGTATCATAATATAGATAAATCTCCCTGAATAGGTCTACATTTCACAGAAATACACTCCATGCACTCTAGAATTCACAAATTTTACAAAAGTTCACCTCTATGAATTATATCATTCATTATTCATTGTGTCTACATTAGATTTTTAcatctaaaatttttgaaataaaaataattaacacAAGAACCAAACCACAATTAAGCCTCTGATTCGTAGAAAAATTGGTAATGATTGATATAAAACACAAGGTTTTAAAAACTGAGATTAAATTCATACCTTCGCAaccaaattcttttgttttttgaacAGTGACAAATACACTTGAAGTTGATACATAATAATTCTCCAGAAGTTTTTTAAGTTCTTCATATGACGTTACCATAAAGATTTCTCCAGGTTTAAAAGAAGATGCATCATCAGATTTAAAAGTAAGTGATTGATTTGATGCATTTATTCTTTCTTGATTGTCTGTGATTTTATTGAGCAGTGTACTGTTAGGTACCACTTCGTTTATATCTTGAAGCTTTTTACCCTTTTCTACACAATGCACATCATTAAGAAAAACACTAGTAATCTCGTCTGTAGCAGTTTTTCTTTCCTTACTTTCCACTGTTGCTACTGTAGACTCTGTAGAATCATCATTATAGTCTTTCTGCAAGTTTTCGGTTCTCACCTTGTTGATGGGCAATGATTTATCTTCCATTTCCTGAAAATTCAAGAAACTATATACAACATAAACAATCAACTGTATTAAAAATGTCCTATACATTAGCCATGTCTGTTAAGATATAAGAACTCAATAATACAAGGATAatggaaatttgaaaaaaattaaatgttttccATATCCAACATTGTATGTGTCTATAACAATAGATTACAAGCAACTTACTCATTCATGCTGACAACCAAAACATAACATatataatttgtaaaaaaaaaaaaatttataacagaAAGTTATAGGTCCTTCCTGTCAGCATACGCTATAcctactttttctttctttgtatccacTTTACAGATTGCACAACATGAATAAAACGTTGGCAGTTGTTTTGGGAAGGAATAGTCctcataaatttttaaactgcatc
This window contains:
- the LOC130645698 gene encoding uncharacterized protein LOC130645698, translating into MEDKSLPINKVRTENLQKDYNDDSTESTVATVESKERKTATDEITSVFLNDVHCVEKGKKLQDINEVVPNSTLLNKITDNQERINASNQSLTFKSDDASSFKPGEIFMVTSYEELKKLLENYYVSTSSVFVTVQKTKEFGCEGSVIDFSTKRISWQDTQKPHFCRNGFDIPFDGVPRINVGNFYLNCQYGSDMCATAKSRRREKRRSKLEKEIENGKDVVIKMRKPTPSKKCGCPAKIAVKQIARFPEYKVSKNTNRRLRESSDRLKKALLTHKESVCIESFYIGKLPDACEHKFHEKLQGGKFFKESIHPDIVTHIEELFMQNYSNDKIKAGCLDFVLNKLFYKQKPPDETRRKYNPTGKDITNIIARMRRLCHCSEEQKKRISDFIEQAKVEDEFLNACFDVKYQDSQEVDAESSEDEFFEPDSDGKKTKRKKKPKKPESKKQTFLFCCQTQKQQRLLKRYGGIVFVVRVENKSRAAPFHMYNILVQTNVDYQTVCSMIVSRDNQDGVKDGMTLLKEWNTYWSPKYFVVDSVEEIYNAIDDLFPEASYFLNPQSCEDKWMDFLNTPSNELADQAEEVMAFLRNMAYSTTEDSLTIAAALFEGSSAWNNSSKLRTWFQTTWLHMAKKWVFGYRPEDLLITNHWKVSPNECVKKYEQALVEVTHTKYWLETVIKSVCTKISEDDYKEYVNRNKELYLTSKEFYRDNPISSCYQGVPMAILPHVYDVGVIAQQNKFEISDNQLGLFTVKYEPEFFDIADVKKLETTADQPGKGSGTSPKADATIDGKIEELSKDVLQSGEFTVSFGDLWNYPFCTCSYWQMYKLPCVHMFAVFCEVPDWKYDMLAPLYRFANVLHFDYSCVDTEIDNKSSSSDASCQTTISSPSVEIQKDFNEDNLFIRPPFIDKNFLQQCNEFLLHFDKLAILFKDKKLYKTLRHELQSLKNDLLSNAVSKKNPFEVLTVKHDFSNDIKCSSSHVSPVCVTKVKKSTFSATQMKIAASKKNVAVVKVAQGDDVNSVLDALAQANPRKSFQVYREDAAKELLSENSAATKLSSKTLTQQISELTPILSKVSAISVERNLKRTISGVKAAGNTSKKESAGCISNVPKKLQLAQVKTTKFAAKSTSSGIVGSKTSDKISVCSPILSVNSNLTEGKDTTVKNPTIAKDVGSLLGVCTSPVSSSIVSNKKTHTSRTLAVKLDAHSSIPITLEKSKPRPSKNYPRSSVVVKSKSQSGHVSDRQSTDKRTLSPKRKIISVMDYLPNFKKKCPDI